In Antennarius striatus isolate MH-2024 chromosome 10, ASM4005453v1, whole genome shotgun sequence, one DNA window encodes the following:
- the frmpd3 gene encoding FERM and PDZ domain-containing protein 3: MAKVQDGHKNTCDSFEMLQESQDGMDYGALSPVSARQVTIQRHPTQGFGFIAGSQRPVIVRSVSADGPSFGKLLPGDQILAINKETVSDVPRERVIDLVRNCKDTIVLTVLQPHQSPKSAFISAAKKARLRTNPPKVRFSEQVSISDPDSTMIKDDSLLLIPNVLKVFLENGQIKSFTFDSRTTVRDVISSLQDRLSLRYIEHFALVLEASGLDQNQKLHLLQDNQPLTHVVHRTYFQGMKCLFRICFFPKDPADLLRRDPAAFEYLYIQSRNDVIKERFGTDWKSDITLRLAALHIYITVSSARPNQKISLKHVEKEWGLEPFLPLTLLPTVKEKNVCKSLSQLLKTYQHQPPSGNKVPALQGKLQYMRVLNDLPPFGGKLFHTVGLEEKQSATTLLVGPRHGISHVIDLKNNLTTVLAEFSRVAKIQLYRESQGVARVEVSIHEAKPLVLLMEWPDASDFACLIAGYYKLFVDPKRTIYFRTSGQSHLTKADYRSSHHAHPRSGATGLSSGGRRGDERESSHRESGSARALVPAEPQHLGLCHIHLREQQHSLELQTCAEAELDINENFISQESPGRPRTKSDPIQQSTEEIPGVIDSLEVENAGFRNRAQTLSQSQKAPRYFCDSCKARHRAEGLKTTVSSSGSSGKYCSSACASRDGGAVDLMALAPPGNEEEDEADGGVEKLQPPPPAIAAPPPGFRDNSSDEDDTKRGRKTCANASPGIGTGKVAQAKEDVPVTLIDNVTTRTVRDHAQELDDALVSTLQALEALAASEDYPHHPQQPTQTAGLIVLAAITPESSLDSGHETNSSELTDVSEMVSAMKQNQNQAYLLAHHINKDRIICRRDFPLAIPGCTAKTIGTGAFSVGQIRAGCPPKQVILSKTVPFKISPSQDSAVLSVVTEQVGNQGSTQTENKAEMEPNSESTKANILDTTLKSHEELKVSDASLTAHVNKDPKLSNSSRETNQNLSDCIKGKTASPLNTDTSVKALPILLSGDRTSSAKISPTNMCQDAKTASSETMKPSSSVEILPVDDLFCTCPMQQEPVPQVRLKDPQVQKVVVFQSSSPTDDERLQAKGLQLASSKENSVRVGADSSLVKPSPTIQKKYSPCLPSKAERKETAESKAEVAQGKSSLESQKCPIKSLPILDDPTTPSLTVDKVSTLPARESKKQGISKGKSQRSAPFLSFRNLLSATFPARMRRETDERRAQLQKVRQYELEFLEELLKPKSAQGEYLPQGSSPVPSGTPCACQLRTSPVQKAPGISREQRRSCDCKRMCRGIRLPDTPVGSTTETQHRGRERTVSKTPPTVSKVPHTQGATRRPQTLEIKTTRIRSTSLESREPRGERGSCLPTCTSQTDCLGGPQYTKLQRRYSIGELDNSTSTPVYAEVKPKAKSLEKEMERVRATGLRLPTPIEPVHTQSHQVEVKGKKGVFFIQGDDLLRENKDGNSDMQLTLNSEDSDDKDKCCSFCFCYRKCEETDENSEKDELSYSIPLQVLPGMELDSHTFPVVSKTLQVLNAEDCSGEEEVEEEEEPGTQQIDLRACGTLEGSLARVQALQDKSFSLPDGFLNAQLDANELLAILRQCANSPQAEGEARLQPSQIAEYKQELAVRFKEFRASCRRVASVEKSPTRMLAVVTASFQVLCELTQTFIKLVRGVRSETQRLQLLKKVEEVAINYTLLLRAAEESMGHSSSLPTKTVSPQVSSNTNNMCSLTRPIKTLPAQ; encoded by the exons ATGGCCAAGGTCCAGGATGGACACAAGAACACATGTGACAG CTTTGAAATGTTACAGGAGAGCCAGGATGGTATGGACTATGGTGCCCTAAGTCCTGTCTCAGCTCGTCAGGTCACCATCCAACGCCATCCAACTCAAGGCTTCGGATTCATTGCAGGCAGCCAGAGGCCTGTCATTGTACGCTCCGTCTCTGctg ACGGCCCCTCCTTTGGCAAGCTTCTCCCTGGAGACCAGATTTTGGCCATTAACAAGGAGACGGTGAGCGACGTGCCTCGAGAGAGAGTCATAGACCTTGTAAG AAACTGCAAAGATACTATTGTTCTGACTGTGCTGCAGCCCCATCAG TCACCTAAGTCTGCCTTCATAAGTGCAGCCAAGAAGGCCCGCCTGCGAACAAACCCGCCTAAAGTGCGCTTTTCAGAGCAAGTGTCCATCAGTGACCCAGACTCA ACAATGATCAAAGACGACTCATTGCTACTCATACCAAATGTGTTGAAGGTGTTCTTGGAGAATGGACAGATTAAGTCCTTTACTTTTGATAGCCGTACCACTGTTAGG GATGTGATCTCCTCCTTGCAGGACCGCCTCTCACTGCGCTACATTGAACACTTTGCATTGGTGCTGGAGGCAAGTGGTCTGGATCAGAATCAGAAGCTGCATCTGCTGCAGGACAACCAGCCTCTGACACAT GTGGTCCATAGAACGTATTTTCAAGGGATGAAGTGTCTGTTCCGCATATGCTTCTTCCCCAAGGACCCTGCAGACTTGCTCAGAAGGGACCCTGCTGCATTTGAGTACCTCTATATACAG AGTCGCAATGACGTCATCAAGGAGCGGTTTGGAACGGACTGGAAATCTGACATCACTTTGCGATTGGCTGCTCTCCATATCTACATCACTGTGTCCTCTGCACGGCCCAATCAGAAGATTTCTCTCAAACATGTCGA GAAAGAGTGGGGACTGGAGCCTTTCCTCCCCCTCACTCTGCTCCCTACAGTCAAGGAGAAGAATGTGTGCAAGAGCTTGTCTCAGCTGCTGAAGACATACCAGCATCAACCACCTTCGGGCAACAAG GTCCCTGCTCTCCAAGGAAAGCTGCAATACATGCGTGTACTCAATGACCTCCCACCTTTTGGTGGCAAACTGTTTCACACTGTTGGACTG GAGGAGAAACAATCAGCTACAACACTTCTGGTTGGTCCTCGACATGGCATTAGTCACGTGATTGACCTGAAAAACAACCTTACAACAGTTCTGGCTGAGTTCAGTAGGGTTGCCAAAATACAGCTCTACAGAGAGAGCCAAGGGGTGGCTCGGGTGGAAGTATCAATACATGAGGCAAAG CCCTTGGTCCTCCTCATGGAATGGCCAGATGCCAGTGACTTTGCATGCCTCATTGCTGGCTACTACAAGCTGTTTGTTGACCCGAAACGGACCATCTACTTCCGAACCTCTGGTCAGTCTCACCTGACCAAGGCAG ATTACAGAAGCTCCCACCATGCCCATCCACGTTCTGGGGCAACCGGCTTGTCAAGTGGAGGGCGGCGCGGGGACGAAAGAGAGAGTTCACACAGAGAGTCAGGGTCTGCAAGGGCCTTAGTTCCAGCAGAGCCTCAGCATCTTGGACTATGTCATATCCACCTTCGAGAACAGCAACACTCTCTAGAACTCCAAACATGTGCTGAAGCTGAACTTGACATTAATGAGAATTTTATTTCACAAGAATCCCCTGGGCGGCCCCGCACCAAATCAGACCCAATCCAGCAGAGTACGGAGGAAATACCTGGTGTTATTGACAGTCTAGAAGTGGAGAATGCAGGATTCCGAAACCGAGCCCAAACATTGAGTCAATCTCAGAAAGCTCCCAGATATTTCTGTGACTCCTGCAAAGCCAGACACAGGGCAGAGGGTCTTAAAACAACAGTGAGCAGTAGTGGGAGCTCAGGGAAATACTGCTCCAGTGCTTGTGCATCTCGCGATGGTGGTGCTGTTGACCTCATGGCCCTAGCACCCCCAgggaatgaagaggaggatgaagcagaTGGTGGAGTAGAAAAACTGCAGCCACCACCACCTGCTATTGCTGCCCCACCACCTGGATTCAGGGACAACAGTTCAGACGAGGATGACAccaagagagggagaaagactTGTGCCAATGCCAGCCCAGGCATTGGAACCGGAAAAGTGGCCCAAGCCAAGGAAGATGTGCCTGTGACCCTTATTGATAATGTTACTACAAGAACAGTCCGAGATCATGCCCAGGAACTTGATGATGCTCTGGTGTCTACCTTGCAGGCATTAGAGGCTTTGGCAGCGTCTGAGGACTACCCCCATCACCCACAACAGCCAACTCAGACTGCAG GTCTAATTGTCTTAGCAGCCATTACACCCGAATCATCACTGGACTCAGGCCATGAGACGAACTCCTCTGAATTGACAGATGTTTCTGAGATGGTGTCGGCTAtgaagcagaaccagaaccaggctTACCTGTTGGCTCACCATATCAACAAGGACCGTATTATTTGCCGTCGTGACTTTCCCCTGGCAATCCCTGGCTGTACTGCAAAGACCATTGGGACTGGAGCCTTCTCCGTGGGTCAGATTCGTGCTGGCTGTCCACCCAAGCAAGTAATCCTTAGCAAAACTGTACCCTTTAAAATCAGTCCAAGTCAAGACTCTGCAGTGCTCAGTGTTGTGACAGAGCAGGTAGGCAATCAAGGATCTACTCAGActgaaaataaagcagaaatggAACCAAATTCTGAGTCCACCAAAGCAAACATTCTTGATACTACTTTGAAATCACATGAAGAACTTAAAGTGTCTGATGCTTCACTGACAGCTCATGTCAATAAGGATCCAAAATTATCAAATTCTTCTCGAGAGACAAACCAGAATCTTTCTGATTGTATAAAGGGGAAGACAGCATCACCTCTTAATACAGACACTAGCGTCAAAGCCTTACCAATTCTTCTGTCTGGGGACAGAACTTCCTCTGCCAAGATTTCTCCCACTAACATGTGCCAAGATGCCAAAACTGCCTCTAGTGAGACCATGAAGCCTTCAAGCTCAGTAGAAATTTTGCCAGTTGATGACCTCTTCTGCACATGTCCAATGCAACAGGAACCTGTTCCTCAAGTAAGACTAAAAGATCCACAGGTTCAAAAGGTGGTGGTGTTTCAATCCTCCTCACCAACAGATGATGAACGACTTCAGGCCAAAGGCCTCCAGTTGGCTAGTAGCAAGGAAAATTCAGTGAGAGTAGGAGCAGATTCTAGTTTGGTAAAACCCAGCCctacaatacaaaaaaagtacTCACCTTGTTTGCCTTCAAaggcagagagaaaagaaacGGCTGAAAGCAAGGCTGAGGTTGCTCAAGGAAAATCTTCCCTTGAATCACAGAAATGTCCCATAAAATCTTTACCTATTTTAGATGATCCAACAACACCTAGCCTTACTGTTGACAAGGTCTCCACTCTCCCAGCTAGAGAATCAAAGAAGCAAGGGATTAGCAAGGGGAAGTCACAGCGCAGTGCTCCTTTCTTGAGCTTTAGAAACCTTCTTTCAGCCACATTCCCAGCGAGAATGAGGAGAGAAACAGATGAGAGAAGGGCCCAGTTGCAGAAAGTCCGTCAGTATGAGCTAGAGTTCTTAGAAGAGCTGTTGAAACCCAAGTCAGCCCAGGGGGAATATTTGCCCCAGGGATCCTCACCTGTGCCCTCAGGCACTCCCTGTGCTTGTCAGCTCCGCACCAGCCCTGTCCAAAAGGCACCAGGTATCTCCAGGGAGCAGCGACGCAGCTGTGATTGTAAGCGAATGTGCAGAGGCATAAGACTACCTGATACACCAGTTGGCTCCACAACAGAGACACAAcacagaggcagagagagaactGTCTCAAAGACCCCTCCAACAGTTTCCAAAGTCCCTCACACCCAAGGTGCAACAAGAAGACCTCAGACCTTAGAGATCAAGACTACACGAATACGTTCTACCAGCCTAGAGTCAAGAGAGCCAAGGGGAGAGCGGGGTTCCTGCTTGCCTACCTGTACCTCTCAAACAGATTGCCTCGGAGGTCCACAATACACAAAGCTACAGAGACGTTACAGCATTGGGGAGCTGGATAATAGCACCAGCACGCCTGTGTATGCTGAGGTAAAGCCCAAAGCCAAGAGTctagagaaagagatggagagagtaAGGGCCACAGGACTGAGGCTCCCCACCCCAATTGAGCCAGTTCACACTCAGTCTCATCAGGTAGAGGTAAAAGGGAAAAAGGGTGTGTTTTTCATTCAGGGAGATGATCTACTGCGTGAAAATAAGGATGGAAATAGTGACATGCAGCTGACCTTGAACAGTGAAGACAGTGATGACAAAGACAAATGCTGCTCATTCTGTTTCTGCTACAGGAAGTGtgaggaaacagatgaaaacagtgaaaaagaTGAGCTTTCATACTCTATACCGCTCCAGGTCCTTCCAGGGATGGAACTGGACTCACATACCTTTCCTGTAGTAAGCAAAACACTCCAGGTCCTTAATGCAGAGGACTGCAgtggggaggaagaggtggaggaggaggaggagccaggaACACAGCAGATTGACCTAAGAGCGTGTGGTACCCTGGAAGGAAGTCTGGCACGGGTTCAGGCTCTACAGGATAAAAGTTTCAGCTTGCCTGATGGTTTCCTAAATGCCCAGTTGGATGCTAATGAGTTATTAGCTATCCTGCGTCAGTGTGCCAACAGCCCACAAGCTGAGGGGGAGGCTCGTCTTCAGCCCTCACAGATTGCAGAGTACAAACAGGAGCTGGCAGTGCGATTCAAGGAATTCAGAGCATCTTGTCGGAGAGTGGCAAGTGTTGAAAAAAGTCCAACACGTATGCTTGCTGTTGTCACAGCCAGCTTTCAAGTGTTATGTGAACTAACTCAGACCTTCATCAAATTGGTCAGAGGGGTTCGTTCAGAAACCCAAAGGTTGCAGCTGTTAAAAAAAGTTGAGGAGGTAGCTATCAACTACACTTTGCTTTTACGTGCAGCAGAAGAATCGATGGGACACTCAAGCAGTTTACCAACAAAGACAGTAAGCCCTCAAGTTTCCTCCAACACCAATAACATGTGCTCACTTACTAGACCCATCAAGACTCTGCCTGCCCAGTAA